GATGAAGAAAGGCTCCGGTACCAGGATTGGGTCCGGGCCAACCGCCGCACTGTGCGCGAGGCCTCGGACGGCAAGTTCGGCTACCTGCACGTACCGGACATGATGGCCAACGGCTGGGCGCAGCTCCACCGCGATCTGGATACTGAAACCGCCCTGGACGGCCTGATTGTGGACGTACGGCGCAATCGTGGCGGGCACACCTCCCAGCTGGTCGCCGAACTCATCGGTCGGAAGGTCACTGGCTGGAGCATGCCGCGTGGGGAGAAGCCGCGGACATACCCGGATCATGCCCCCGCGGTCCTGTGATCATCCTCGCCGACGAATTTGCGGGATCCGATGGCGACATCATCACCCAGGTCTCCAAGCTGAGGGGCATTGGCCCCGTGATCGGTACGCGGACGTGGGGAGGCGTGGTGGGCATCGACAACCGCTTCGCCCTGGCAGATGGCACCGGGGTGACCCAACCCCGATACGCCACGTGGTTCAGCGGCGGGATCGGCTGGGATGTTGAAAACCGCGGCGTGGAGCCGGACATCGAAGTACTGTTCCCGCCCCACGCCTATGCCGCCGGTACTGATCCGCAGTTGGAATACGGCATTGGTGCCCTCAAGGAAATGATCCAGGAACTGCCCACGGACCGGCCTCCCCTCCGCGAGGGCTACCGTAAGGTCCGTCCGGAACCGTTGCCCTCACGTCCGCAAAAGGGCTAAGGGCAGAAGCACAATGAGAAGAGCCCCGCCGTTTCCGTGAAGGAAGCGGCGGGGCTCTTCTTATGGTTCAGGGGTGCTGTTCAGCACAAGGTGGAACTAGACCGAAAGCGTGGCATCCAGGGTGATCTCGATGCTGGCCAGTGCACCAGAAACGGGGCAACCTGTCTTCGCGTCTTCGGAGATCCGGCGGAAGTCCTCTTCGGACAGGCCAGGCACCTTTGCGGTCATGGTCAGGTGGCTCCCGGTGATGCCGGTTCCGGGAACGAAGGTGACATCTGCCTTGGTGTTGACCTCCTCAGCGGTGAATCCTTCACCGGCGAGGGCGTGGCTGAAAGCCATGGAGAAGCATGCGGAGTGGGCAGCGGCGATCAGTTCTTCGGGGCTGGTCTTGCCGCCGGACTGCTCGGTACGTGCCTTCCAGGTGACATCGAACGTGCCCAGCCCTGAGCTGTCCAGCGTCGTGTTGCCGGCGCCTTCGATCAGGTTGCCGTTCCAAACCGTGTGTGCGGTGCGTGTTGCTGCCATGTCCACTCCTTGAAGTCGTTGTGAGTCGGCAACCAGCCTGAGGCAGGTGCCACCGGTTTCCATCCTAGGGATTTGCCCGTGGGACCGCACGGCCATTCCGCTGTCAGTGGATTGTGACCCCTGGACTGGCGGACCTCCACGACGCCGACGCTGATGTTTTGCGGCGCAAGGCTGAGTTGCTGGGAGCTTCCTTCATGGAAGACCACAGCATTGGAGACTTCCATTGGCATGTCATGCAAGACCCCGAAGGCAACGAATTCTGCATCGCCCAGGATGAGGTTCGGGTTCCACGGGCGGACTTTTGTCCCCTGTGCCCCAAAAAAAGCAACCGTCCCACTCCGCAGTGTTGCATAGTGGGACGGTTGCCTGGCGTCAGGAAGGTGCCGGATCAGTTCCAGAGCGTGGCGATCGCAATGTTCACCAAGGCAAGGCCGCCAACACCATGAGCCAATCCGGTGGAGACAGGCTCGCCCTTCTTGACCTTGCGGGAGCCAATGACGGCAAGGACTGCCACTGCCACGCCAATGGCGAACTTAACCCCGAGCTTGAAGTAGTTGGGATCGGCATCAGGCAGCAAGGGGAACAAACCCATCATGGCGATGCCGGTCAGGAGCTGCAGGAAGGCGCCGTCGCGCTGGCGCGGGTGGATGGTTGGCTCCTTGACGGTGGCGATCCAGTAGCCCACAATCATGGCCGCGCCGACGATGTGCAAGAACACCAGAATGCTGAAGAGAATACTCATGGACCCAGCTTATCGAGTCAGTTCTACGTCCCGTAGCAAAGCCACGCGGATGTGGATACAGCAAAGGGGCAGGTCACCGGATTTCCCGGTGGCCTGCCCCTTTTAGGTCACTGGCGGACTTTGTGGCGCTAAGCCCTAGAGGCCAAGGTCAGCTTCGAAAGCCCCTTCCTCAAGGCGGGCCTTGAGGGTCTGCAGGAAGCGGCCGGCGTCTGCGCCGTCCACCAAACGGTGGTCGTACGTCAGGGAGAGGTACATCATGGAGCGGATGGCAATCGAGTCGTCGCCATTTTCGTCGGCAACCACCACGGCACGCTTGACGATCGCGCCGGTCCCGAGGATACCCACCTGCGGCTGGTTGATGATCGGGGTGTCGAACAGTGCGCCGACAGATCCGATGTTGGTGATGCTGAACGTACCGCCGGACAACTCGTCCGGACCGATCTTGCCGTCGCGGGTGCGGCCCGCGACATCGGCGATCTTGCCGGCGAGGCCCGCAAGGTTCAGGTTGCCGGCGTCGGAGATGACCGGAACCAGAAGGCCCTTGTCAGTGTCGACGGCGATCGCCAGATGCTCGGCGTTGTGGTAGGTGATTTCCTGCTTGGATTCGTCGTAGGCAGCGTTCAGCTTGGGGTGCTGCTTCAGGGCTTCAGCGACAGCTTTGGCGATGAACGGCAGGAAGGTGAGCTTGACGCCATTCTGGGCCAGGAACTGGTTCTTGGCCTTGAGCCGGAGCTTGGCGATCTTGGTCATGTCGACCTCATGCACCTGCGTCAGCTGGGTGGAGACCTCAAGGGACTCGCGCATGCGGCGGGCGATGACCTGGCGGATACGCGGTGCCTTCTCCGTGGTGCCGCGCAGCGACGATGCTACTACCGGAGCAGCAGCCTTGGCAGCGGGAGCTGCGGCTGCGGGCGCTGATGCTGCGGGGGCAGCGGCGGCCTGCTTGGCTTCGGCAGCGGCCAGGACATCCTGCTTGCGGATACGGCCACCGACGCCGGTACCGGAGACGGAAGCGATATCAACACCGTGCTGGTTGGCAAGCTTGCGGACCAGGGGAGTGACGTAACCGGATTCCGAAGAACCTTCAGCCGCGGGAGCAGCGGAAGCCGCAGCGGGTGCAGCAGGTGTCGGCGTAGCAGCGGCAGGTGCGGGTGCTGCAGCCGGTGCGGGTGCAGCAGCGGGAGCGGCGGCCGGTGCGGGTGCTGCGGCAGGTGCCGCCGGTGCGGGAGCGGCGGCCGGTGCGGCTGCGCCGGAACCGATGACGGCAAGGACGGAGCCAACCTCAGCGGTCTCGTCCTCGTTGACGCGGATCTCCTGCAGGGTGCCTGCAACCGGCGACGGAATTTCGGTGTCGACCTTGTCGGTGGAAACCTCCAGGAGGGGCTCGTCCACCTCCACAGTGTCGCCTATGGCCTTGAGCCAGCGGGTGACGGTACCTTCGGTAACGCTCTCGCCCAACGCGGGGAGGGTGACTTCGTGACCTTCGCCGCCGGAAGCGGCGGGGGCCTCGGAAGCGGGTGCTTCCTCTGCTGCAGGTGCAGCCGGAGCTTCCTGGGCCGGTGCTGCCTGCTCTGCAGGAGCAGCAGGTGCTTCCTCGGCCGGTGCAGCCTCGGCCGCAGGAGCAGCCGAGCCGGAACCGTCGCCGATGCGGACCAAGGGGGCGCCAACTTCTGCCGTCTCGTCTTCAGCGACGAGGATTTCTTCGATGACGCCTGAGATCGGAGAAGGGATTTCGGTGTCTACTTTGTCGGTTGAAACCTCGAGCAACGGCTCGTCGATCTCCACCCGGTCACCAACCTGCTTGAGCCAGCGGGTGACGGTTCCTTCGGTGACACTCTCACCGAGGGCGGGCAAGTTAACGGATTCAGACATGTCGTCCCCGTTCTCCTTATTGATCTTTGTGCGGATGAATTCTGCTGGTCCGGTTCAGGTGCATGCGGCATATTCCGCCGCATGCACCTGAACCGTGGGTCTTGGTAAGACTTAGCCGTGGAGAGCTTTGCCCGCGAGGGCAAGGTGGGCTTCGCCCAGGCTTTCGTTCTGGGTGGGGTGGGCGTGGACCAGCTGGGCCACGTCCTCCGGGTAGGCTTCCCAGTTCACGATCAGCTGGGCCTCACCGATCTGCTCGCCCATGCGGGAGCCAATCATGTGGATACCCACCACGGGGCCGTCCTTCTGACGTACGAGCTTGACGATGCCACCGGTGCCGAGGATTGAGCTCTTGCCGTTGCCGGCAAGGTTGTATTCCTGGGTCTGCACCTGGTCGTCGCCGAACTTCTCCTTGGCGGCCTTTTCGGTGTAGCCGACCGTGGCGATTTCGGGCTCGCAGTAGGTGACCTTGGGGATGTTGATGTCCTCGACGATTGCCGGGTTCAGGCCGGCGATTTCCTCGGCGACGAAGATGCCCTGCTGGTAGCCGCGGTGTGCGAGCTGGACGCCAGGGACGATGTCGCCAACGGCGTAGATGTTGCCGACGCCGGTGTGGAGACGTTCGTTGGTGATGACGAATCCACGGTCAATGGTGAGGCCGGCTTTTTCGTAGCCCAGGTTGGCGGTGACAGGGCCACGGCCAACGGCAACGAGCAGGAGGTCGGCTTCGAAGGTCTGGCCGTCAACCAACGTGACCTTGACGCCGTCGTCGTTCTGTTCGACGCCCTGGAAGAAGATGCCGGTGGTGAACTTGATGCCGCGCTTCTTGAAGGCACGCTCAAGGTTCTTGACGATCGAGGCGTCTTCGTTGGGAACCAAGGAGGGGAGGCCCTCGATGATGGTGACGTCCACGCCGAACGACTTCCATACGGAAGCGAATTCGACGCCGATGACGCCGCCGCCGAGGACGATTGCGCTCTTGGGGATGTAGTCCATGGTCAACGCCTGGTCGGAGGTGATGACCTTGCCGCCGATTTCCAGGCCAGGCAGGGATCGTGAGTAGGAACCGGTCGCCAGGACAATGTTCTTGCCCGTGTAGGGGGTGCCGTTGACTACTACCGTGTTGTTGCCCTCGAGCTTGCCTTCACCCTCAATGACGGTGATGCCCTTGGACTTGATGAGCCCTTGGAGGCCCTTGTACTTACCGGCGATGATGCCGTCCTTGTAGGCGTTCACGGCCGGCATGTCGATGCTGTCCAGCGTGACGTTCACACCATACTTGGCGGAATCGCGTGCATGGTCAGCCAGTTCGGCCGAGTGCAGGAGTGCCTTGGTGGGGATACAACCATTGTGCAGGCAGGTTCCGCCGAGCTTTGCCTTTTCCACAAGGCCAACGGTGAACCCAAGCTGTACGGCCCGCAGGGCAGTGGCGTAGCCGCCGCTGCCGCCACCGAGTACCAGGATGTCGAATTCTTGCGCAGTTGCCTGATCGGCCACTAAAACGCTCCCTCGCGTGAATGATGACACGGGACTGCGTGCCATCTGGTCTTTGGAACTTGTTCTGCCGTGATTATGCCAGCACCTAAGTTCTCTTGCATTTGTGACTATCGAGTTCACCTTAGCGAACCACCTACCCATGCTCCACCCTCTGTGGGCGTTTTGTGGAGCGCTTGTGTCGAGACTCACGTTCACTTGTGACACAGCGCTACACGCCGCATAATTCCGGGGCTGCGCGGCCCTTGCAGGGTGTCCGGCAAGGGCCGCCGCAGCCCGGGTGGGCGGGGGCGTGCCGCCTAGGCGGAAACTGCGAGGAGATCCTCGGCGTAGGCAACCAGGGTGCGTACGGTGCATCCGGTTCCCTGCTTGGGGGTGTAGCCATACGGGCTGCCGTTATTGAACGACGGACCCGCAATGTCGACGTGTGCCCAAGGGATCTGCTGGCCGTCGCCGTTCTTGCCGACGAATTCCCGCAGGAAAACGGCTGCGGTCATCATGCCGCCGTTACGCTCACCAATGTTGGCAAGGTCCGCCACCTGGGAATCCAGGCTTGGGCGCAGTTCTTCCGGCAGCGGCATCGGCCAGACCAGCTCGCCTGCCCGGTCTGCCGCTGACTTCAAGGCAGCGGTGACGGAATCGGAACCCATGACGCCAGCCGTCCGCAGTCCAAGGGCGATGAGCTGGGCGCCGGTCAGCGTAGCGACGTCAATGATGGCGTCCGGCTTTTCCAGGCTGGCAGCGACGAGGCCGTCGGCCATGACCAGGCGCCCTTCGGCATCGGTGTTGAGGACCTCGACGGTCTTCCCGCCGTAGATGGTAAAGACGTCGGCAGGCCGTGCCGCAGCACCCGAGGGCATGTTCTCCGCAATGCAGAGCCACGCGGTCGCCTTGATGTTCAGGCCAAGCGAAGCGATGGCCAGGACGGTATTAAGGACGACGGCGGCGCCCGCCATATCGCTCTTCATGTCGCCCATGCCGAGGGCCGGCTTGATGGAGATACCGCCGGTGTCGAATGTGATGCCCTTGCCCACGAGGGCAATCTTCTTGGTGGCTTTGGCCGGCGTGTATTCGACCTTCACCAGGCGTGGCTGGCGGGTTGAACCCTTGCCGACGCCAAGGATGCCGCCGAAGCCTTCCTTTTCCAGGCGCTTTTCATCCCAGACAGTGACCTTGACGGGCAGGCCCTTGGCGAGTTCCTTGGCGGACTCGGCAAAGGACTCCGGGTAGAGGTGGCTGGGAGGCTGGTTGACCAGGGTCCGGGTGGCGTTGACGGCGCGGGCCACAACAGCAGCACGGTCCAGTGCCGGTTGTGCGTCCTTGGGATCGACATCGGAGAAAATCAGGGCCTTGGCTACAGGGGCTTTCAGTCCGTCCTTGCTGGAACGGTGCTCCGTGTAGGAATAGGCGCCAAGGGCGGCACCTTCGGCGATGGCCGCGACATCGGCGACGCCGGTAGTGGGGAATGCCAAGGTTACTGACGTGACGCCGGCCAGTTGCCGGACGGCAGAGCCCGCGGCCCGACGCAGGGATTCTTCGGGGAGGCTGCCGGATTCCGACAATTTGCCCACGCCGGCGAGGACCAAAATTCCCGAGCCCGTCTCCGGCAAGCCCGGGAGCCGGTGTGCCTGATCGGCAGCGCCGGTGATCCCCAGCAGTTTGAGTGAGCCCGCAACGGACTCAGCTGCCTTTGCGCTCAACGGATTAGGGAGCAGCGCTGGCCCATCCGCGCCCTGCGCAACTCCAATCACAAGTGCGTCGCTGGGGGACTTTTTCAGGTCCTTGGCGATGATGCCCAGGATGATGTCAGTAGTCTTGACCACGAGGATGTTGCCTCACTTCTCTCTGCATTGCATGGCTGGGCCGCATGTTTGGCGGCCTGCCCCGGTACGCGCCCGACGTCCTCTTCCGACGGCGGCCTTGGTCTTCAGGGGCCAGTGTCGCAAGAGGATACCGGCCCGTTTCGATCGTAGTCTCTTGAGAGCTGCGGACAGCAATTAAATGAGAGCTGCGGCACATCCGGTGCAGGAATGCCCGCTGGAGGTGCAGCGTTGTAAGGATTAATGGAATCCCACCGCTACTCCCAAAGGCCCCGTTGGCGCCATGTGGCCGGCGCCTCCGGGACCTTCCCCTACTTTGTCATTGCGAAAGGAACACGCCGTGTTTGAACGGATATCCGGCTCCCTCCTGGACCCTGAATCGCTGTACGCGCGCAACATCGAGACCTTCCACAGCCCCGAGCTCCGCGGGCTGAACATGGTCATGGGATTCACCGGCTTTGCCGACGCCGGCCAGGTGGTCCGGCAGATCAACGCGGAACTGCTGGACGAGCTCGACGCCGAGGTAGTGGCCATGTTCGACGCCGACCAACTGATCGACTACCGTTCGCGCCGCCCCCACATCAGTTTCGTGGAGGATCACGTGCAGGACTACCAGGCCCCCAAGCTTGGTCTGTATAAGTTGACCGACGGCCTCGGTCAACCGTTCCTGTTGCTGGCCGGCTTCGAACCGGACCTCCAGTGGGAGCGTTTCTCGCGGGCCGTCGTCGGGATTGTTGAAGAGCTGGACGTTAACCTGGTCACCTGGATCCACTCCATTCCCATGCCTGTCCCGCACACGCGGCCCGTGGGAGTCACCGTTCATGGCAACCGGCCGGATCTCATCGAAGGTATTTCCAGCTGGAAGCCCACTGTGGACGTTCCCGCTGCAATCGGCCACATCCTTGAACTCCGGCTGACGGAAGCGGAACGCAACGTGGCGGGCTATGTGATCCATGTTCCGCATTACTTGTCAGAAGCCGAATATCCTCCGGCGGCCGTAGCTGGCTTGGAGTACCTGGGAGCGGCAACATCGCTGATGTTGCCCACCGACCGGCTCCGTGAATCGGGCCGGGAAGTTGGTCGCCAGATCGCCGAACAGATTGAAGCCTCGGAAGAGGTCCAAGCGGTAGTCACCAATCTTGAGACCCGGTACGACGAGAAATCAGAGGGCGTAGTCCGTCGCTCGCTGCTGGCGGACGAGAACGATGAGCTGCCCAATGCCGAGGACATCGGAGCCGCCGTCGAGGCTTATTTGGCCCGTAAGGACTCGCCACAATAAATCATCTTTCAGGAGGTGACAGGCATAATTGAGGGGTGAATGCACCCCGCGCCTGGCTTATCTGGACGATCGGCGTGTTCGCCTACCTGGTGGCGGTGGCGCAACGAACGTCCTTCGGCGTTGCTGGATTGGAAGCTACTGAGCGCTTCCATGCCAGTGCAGCTGCCATCTCCTTCTTCACCGTGCTTCAACTCCTTGTCTATGCAGGGCTGCAGATTCCGGTAGGGGTCCTGGTGGACAGGTTCGGTTCACGGGCCATGATCGCCGGGGGAGCAGCCCTGATGGGGCTGGGCCAAGTGCAGCTCGCGTTCGCGGACAGTGTGCCCGGGGGCGTCCTGGGCCGGGTCCTGGTGGGTGCCGGTGACGCCATGACCTTCATTTCGGTGATCCGTCTGGTGCCGTTGTGGTTCGCTCCCGCCAAGGTTCCCTTGGTCACCCAGCTCACCGGGATGTCCGGACAATTGGGGCAGCTCATCAGCGTGGTTCCGTTTGCCCTTCTCCTTCACACCTCAGGGTGGACCCCCGCGTTCCTCACCCTGGCCGCCATGTCAGTGCTGGCCGTGGTGCTGGTTCTCGCGATGCTGCGGGATGCTCCTCCCGGGCATCCGCCCAAGGAGTCCGGGCAAGGCCTGAGGGCCACGGGAGTCTCCCTGTCACGTGCTTGGAAACAGCCAGGGACCCGGCTGGGGTTGTGGAGCCACTTCACCGTCCAGTTCAGCGGAAACCTGTTTGCCATGACGTGGGGCTACCCGTTCCTGCTCTCGGCCCAGGGCCTTGATGCGGGGACAGTCTCCGCTTTGATGGCGCTGTTTGTGGCAACGGCCATCATTGCCGGTCCGGGCTTTGGCCGCTTCGTCTCCAAGCACCCCATGCGACGTTCAGCCATGGTCCTGATGATCACTTTGGCCACTGCTATGGCGTGGGCTGCCGTTCTCCTCCTTCCAGACCGCGCTCCGCTGTGGATGCTGGTGGTGCTGGTAGTGGTACTGGCGGTTGGAGGTCCGGGGTCCATGATCGGTTTCGACTTTGCGCGGACCTTCAACCCTTCGCACCGGATCGGCACGGCAACCGGAATTGTGAACGTTGGTGGCTTCATTGCGGCACTTGTGGCGATCTACCTCATCGGCCTGGTTCTGGACCTCCTGAATGCCAGCGGTTTCTCGGGCGGCGATTTGTACGGCCTGGCACCGTTCCGCATTGCACTCAGCGTGCAGTTCCTGCTCCTTGGCCTGGGAACGGTCCTTATCCTGGTGACCCGGCGTAAAGTCCGGCGGCAGATGGCCGCCCAGGGAATCCATGTACAGCCGTTGGTCGCGGCTCTGGCCAAGCAGCGCCGGGAGCGTATGGAAAGAAGGCGCGCTTCGCGTGCCACCGTGGCAAAGGATCAATAGGGCGGCTGCCGCCCTTCACACGGCCTAATTTTTACCGGTTTTTCCACATAGGCAAGGTGTGGTCTGTTTCGGCTGGCAGGACTTACGCAGGCTGGATGCATGACCACCAAGAGAACACTGAGCATCCACCGACCTGAAGACATTCTTGGCTATATCCCTCACCTGCTGGGCTATTGGCCCGAAGACAGCCTGGTTGCCATCACCGTGCAGGGGAAAATCCTGGGCGCGACGCTGCGTGTGGATCTTCCGTCCCGCCGGTCGGCCCGGGCACTTGCCGGTTTCGCTGAACAGATACGCCATTACCTGGTGGCGGACGAAGCCGCCAACGGTGTGTTGCTTGCTGTCTACACTGACGCCGGTTGGGCCGAAGGCACCGTCGTCGACCAGACGATGCCAATGATTGAAGCCTTGCAACTGTCCCTCGACGAGGTTGACTTGTCGGTGCGGGATGCCTGGCTGATCGGAACCCAATACTGGCGCAGTGCCTTCTGTTCGGACAAGGGCTGTTGCCCGGATCCAGGACTTCCGGTGGCCCGCATCAAGGACAGCCAGCTGAGCGCTGAGCTCGTGTACCAAGGGAGTGCAGTCGGTCCGTCGCCGAGGAGCGGCACTGGACAACCTTCGCTCGCCAGATCAGGACCGCTGGATCCGTCCGTGAAGGAAGCGGAGTCCCGGTTCGGGGAGCGCATCCTCGGCATGTGGCGCAGTGAGCGGTGCCTGGAGTCCGTCCTTGCGGTCTGGCATCACGTCCTCGCCAGGGTTGAGCACGCACCTTTGCAGCCGGAGACTGATGCGCAACTCATCGGATTCCTCAGGACCACGCTGAAGGTGCCGGCTTGGCGGGATGCCGTGGTGGTCATGGCGGCCGCCGGCATGGACTCTGCAATATCCGGGGCTGCTGCTTTTGAACTCTTCAGCGGTGAAGAGTCATGCGCGCCGCCGTTTGATGTTGGCGAACTCGGCGTTACGGCATCCGCAGGCAACCCTCCGGCCTTTGCTCCGAGTGGTTCGAGTGGGCAAGGGGATGTCTTCACTTATGGCGATGTCCTGCTGGGAATGCGCCCCGATACGCCGTGCTGGGGCCGTGTTGATGCGTTGCACCGCGTTCTTGCCGGGCTGTGCGTGGAAGGGGAGTCGGGTGACGTGGCTGCTGCGGCGTTCACGCTCCAAGGGTGGATCTCATGGTGCAAGGGCAGCGGTTCAATCGCCCATGCATGCCTTGTCCGGGCTGAAACTGCCCGTCCTGGTTATCGATTGGCCGCACTGCTGATGGAAGTCCTGGGCAAGGGCGCCGTTTGTCGTTGGGCGGCCCGGCCCGCCTCGGCCTGGCGGGGATCCAGGCAAGCACAGGTATAGGACGCCTGTATCCACGTGGTGGGACTTCAACAGGCATGGGTTTCGCAAAACCGTGAGACAATGGATGCCGAGACCCGGTTGGGTCCGCGTTTGAATGCCTGCTTGAGCCCGGAAACGGGAACAAATCAGCGTTGTCGGGAGTTCTATCTACAGACTCTGCAGACGGCGATCGCATTTGAAATTGATCGCGGACTTGACAGGGTCATAGTGGTGTTGCCCGTATGGTGATTCCACAGACCGCCGCTAGAAAGGTTTTCTGTGACTCCGTCTTCCGTCGAGAAGGAACCCGCCGCCCAGGCTGAATTGACCGCCGAGGAAAAGAAGGCGGCCACGTCGGCAAAGCGCGCGGCGACACGCGCTGCCAACAAGGCTTCAGAGGGTGACTCTGACAAGCCAGCACCCAAGAAGCGTGGGCCCAAGCCCGGCGCGAAGGCCGCCGCTGAGGCCGCGAACAAGTCTGGCTCCGACTCCGAGGAAGCCACTGCCGAGGACGAAGACTTTGATCCCGCAGCAGCGGAGGAAGTCGAAGTCGGGGAAGATGACACCGAGGATGGTGCAGCTGCCGCCAAGGACAAGCCCGCCCCGTCCGGCTCGGGATTCGTCTATTCCGACGCCGACGACGACGACGCCCCCGTCCAGCAGGTCATGTCCGCGGGCGCAACCGCCGACCCCGTCAAGGACTACCTGAAGCAGATCGGCAAGGTCGCCCTGCTGAACGCAGAGCAGGAAGTGGACCTGGCACTTCGCATTGAAGCCGGCCTTTTTGCCGAGGAAAAGATCAACGCTGATGACGGATCCATGGATCCCAAACTCAAGCGTGAACTTGAGTTCGTCATTCACGACGGAAAGCGCGCCAAGAATCACCTGCTCGAGGCCAACCTGCGTCTCGTCGTTTCCTTGGCCAAGCGCTACACAGGCCGTGGCATGCTCTTCCTGGACCTGATCCAGGAAGGCAACCTTGGCCTTATTCGTGCCGTGGAGAAGTTCGACTACACCAAGGGCTTCAAGTTCTCCACGTACGCCACGTGGTGGATTCGCCAGGCCATCACGCGCGCCATGGCTGACCAGGCCCGCACCATCCGTATTCCGGTGCACATGGTGGAAGTCATCAACAAGCTGGCACGTGTCCAGCGCCAGATGCTCCAGGACCTCGGCCGCGAACCAACGCCGGAAGAGCTGGCACTGGAGCTGGATATGACCCCTGAGAAGGTAGTAGAGGTCCAGAAGTACGGACGCGAGCCGATCTCGCTCCACACCCCGCTCGGCGAGGATGGAGACTCCGAGTTTGGTGACCTGATTGAGGACTCGGAAGCTGTAGTTCCGGCCGACGCCGTCAGCTTCACCCTTCTGCAGGAGCAGCTCCACTCGGTGCTGGACACCCTGTCCGAGCGCGAAGCCGGCGTGGTGGCCATGCGGTTCGGCCTGACTGACGGCCAGCCGAAGACTTTAGACGAAATCGGCAAGGTCTACGGAGTGACGCGTGAGCGCATCCGCCAGATCGAATCGAAGACAATGTCCAAGCTGCGGCACCCGTCCCGCTCGCAGGTCCTCCGGGACTACCTGGACTAAATCTGTCCGCACTGCAAAAGCGGCCCAGTCGGATAACCGGCTGGGCCGCTTTTTGTTGATCGCCGCTTGTAAAGCACAACCCGGGTACATCCGGGAAGCAACGAGGCTCCTCCCTGGTGGGAGGAGCCTCGTTATCTGATCAACACAATACTTGCTGAATAAGGGAGTCCGGCTCTGCGGGCTGCCCTGCCTAGTCGACGGGGACGGGCGCCTTCTCGTTGAGGCGCTCGGTCTCATCGTGCCAGTCCGAAGTCATGGGCCGGAGCGTAGCTTCAACTGCACGTGCGTGGTGGCCGCAGAAAAGCAGCTCACCACCGGAGGACTCGAGTACAACGCGGACATATGCTTGGGCTCCGCAACGATCGCACCGGTCAGCTGCGTTTAGCGTGCGGTCTGCAACTGCAACTGCTGTTGTCATGTCGGCCTCCTTAGTAGTTCCGTACATCCATATAACCAGCATTCGACGCAGATCCATGGCAAGGATGGGTCACTTTCGCTGTCCGCGTATCACATGTGCGTAACGTAACCACGCAGCTTGGCCCGTACCGGGAGTGGCAACCAGTGCCACCGGGCCGTCGGGGCTAGCCTAGTATGGGCAGTGTTTGCCCTGAGTTTCCAGCAATTACCAGCAGCTACTAACAGCAACGAACAGCAACTGGGCGGCTGGGAAGCACCCCAAGATTCACCTTGAGATATACCCGAAGGAGCACACCGCGAGTGGCACCGAGTTCTGAATACAACGCCCGGCACCTGTCTGTCCTTGAAGGCCTGGAAGCCGTCCGCAAACGCCCGGGCATGTACATCGGTTCCACCGACTCCCGTGGCCTCATGCACTGCCTGTGGGAAATCATCGACAACGCCGTTGATGAAGCCCTGGCGGGCTTCGGCCACGACATCAAGGTGATCCTCCACGCCGACAACTCAGTGGAAATCCATGACGAC
Above is a genomic segment from Arthrobacter sp. YN containing:
- a CDS encoding DUF7455 domain-containing protein: MTTAVAVADRTLNAADRCDRCGAQAYVRVVLESSGGELLFCGHHARAVEATLRPMTSDWHDETERLNEKAPVPVD
- a CDS encoding DUF4192 domain-containing protein, which codes for MTTKRTLSIHRPEDILGYIPHLLGYWPEDSLVAITVQGKILGATLRVDLPSRRSARALAGFAEQIRHYLVADEAANGVLLAVYTDAGWAEGTVVDQTMPMIEALQLSLDEVDLSVRDAWLIGTQYWRSAFCSDKGCCPDPGLPVARIKDSQLSAELVYQGSAVGPSPRSGTGQPSLARSGPLDPSVKEAESRFGERILGMWRSERCLESVLAVWHHVLARVEHAPLQPETDAQLIGFLRTTLKVPAWRDAVVVMAAAGMDSAISGAAAFELFSGEESCAPPFDVGELGVTASAGNPPAFAPSGSSGQGDVFTYGDVLLGMRPDTPCWGRVDALHRVLAGLCVEGESGDVAAAAFTLQGWISWCKGSGSIAHACLVRAETARPGYRLAALLMEVLGKGAVCRWAARPASAWRGSRQAQV
- a CDS encoding RNA polymerase sigma factor: MTPSSVEKEPAAQAELTAEEKKAATSAKRAATRAANKASEGDSDKPAPKKRGPKPGAKAAAEAANKSGSDSEEATAEDEDFDPAAAEEVEVGEDDTEDGAAAAKDKPAPSGSGFVYSDADDDDAPVQQVMSAGATADPVKDYLKQIGKVALLNAEQEVDLALRIEAGLFAEEKINADDGSMDPKLKRELEFVIHDGKRAKNHLLEANLRLVVSLAKRYTGRGMLFLDLIQEGNLGLIRAVEKFDYTKGFKFSTYATWWIRQAITRAMADQARTIRIPVHMVEVINKLARVQRQMLQDLGREPTPEELALELDMTPEKVVEVQKYGREPISLHTPLGEDGDSEFGDLIEDSEAVVPADAVSFTLLQEQLHSVLDTLSEREAGVVAMRFGLTDGQPKTLDEIGKVYGVTRERIRQIESKTMSKLRHPSRSQVLRDYLD
- a CDS encoding MFS transporter is translated as MNAPRAWLIWTIGVFAYLVAVAQRTSFGVAGLEATERFHASAAAISFFTVLQLLVYAGLQIPVGVLVDRFGSRAMIAGGAALMGLGQVQLAFADSVPGGVLGRVLVGAGDAMTFISVIRLVPLWFAPAKVPLVTQLTGMSGQLGQLISVVPFALLLHTSGWTPAFLTLAAMSVLAVVLVLAMLRDAPPGHPPKESGQGLRATGVSLSRAWKQPGTRLGLWSHFTVQFSGNLFAMTWGYPFLLSAQGLDAGTVSALMALFVATAIIAGPGFGRFVSKHPMRRSAMVLMITLATAMAWAAVLLLPDRAPLWMLVVLVVVLAVGGPGSMIGFDFARTFNPSHRIGTATGIVNVGGFIAALVAIYLIGLVLDLLNASGFSGGDLYGLAPFRIALSVQFLLLGLGTVLILVTRRKVRRQMAAQGIHVQPLVAALAKQRRERMERRRASRATVAKDQ